One segment of Proteus appendicitidis DNA contains the following:
- the tssA gene encoding type VI secretion system protein TssA yields the protein MTTKTLCTWREQLLAPLDEAKISSQLDENSADWEYIESEMIKFGSLSHGTLDIEDIQRRALQLFATQTKDFRLLVHFLRTLQHAAIAEELVIAATVASAYMQHYWDISYPSNPRLKLRLAQQILKRFESVKSSFCQQATPEQRDDILGEFAYLAQFWHTSQPSLSTQMDELSQAYQHIENAQESTIIVEESVKAEPINEVKTPSQTPVSVTSETKQHHVEINQSDDRQWKQTLLKVASILCEQASNDAIGYRLRRYAIWHNIQTLPISDKQGKTPLAAVAIDRVTDYKAQLAQPTLTLLNQIEQSLTLAPYWLDGHYIAAQAAQSLGLTHISSAIAQELSLFLARLPQLNHLYFSDMTPFISEETRQWLNSLESKTNNKASSSLSLQSEQQEIMTCFEQEGLNAALLMIDNAISITTEPRQRFYLQLLSAQLFEASKMSSIANVYFNQLYQDALRYSLSEWEPNLLSQLASKAEHQQNSSSHRE from the coding sequence ATGACAACAAAAACGCTCTGTACATGGCGAGAACAACTTTTAGCACCTTTGGATGAGGCTAAAATAAGTAGCCAGCTTGATGAAAATAGCGCTGATTGGGAATATATCGAAAGTGAAATGATAAAATTTGGCTCCCTAAGCCATGGCACTTTAGATATTGAGGATATTCAGCGTCGCGCATTACAGCTATTCGCAACACAAACCAAAGACTTTCGCCTATTAGTGCATTTTTTAAGAACACTACAACATGCTGCTATTGCTGAAGAACTCGTTATTGCTGCCACGGTTGCCAGTGCCTATATGCAACATTATTGGGATATCAGCTACCCTAGTAATCCGCGTTTAAAACTACGCTTAGCACAACAAATTCTGAAACGTTTTGAATCAGTCAAAAGCAGTTTTTGCCAACAAGCCACGCCTGAACAACGTGATGATATTTTGGGTGAATTCGCCTATTTAGCACAATTTTGGCACACCAGTCAGCCTAGTTTATCTACACAAATGGATGAATTAAGCCAAGCGTATCAACATATAGAAAATGCACAAGAATCGACCATTATTGTTGAAGAAAGTGTAAAAGCAGAACCCATTAATGAAGTAAAAACGCCGTCTCAAACACCAGTAAGTGTGACTTCAGAAACAAAGCAACATCACGTTGAAATTAATCAAAGTGACGATCGCCAATGGAAACAGACACTCTTAAAAGTCGCTAGCATTCTTTGTGAACAAGCATCTAATGATGCTATTGGTTATCGCCTACGCCGATATGCCATTTGGCACAATATTCAAACACTTCCGATAAGCGATAAACAAGGTAAAACCCCGTTAGCGGCAGTAGCAATTGATAGAGTGACTGATTACAAAGCGCAACTTGCACAACCGACGCTCACGTTACTCAATCAAATTGAGCAGAGCCTCACATTAGCGCCTTACTGGTTAGATGGTCACTATATTGCGGCTCAAGCCGCTCAATCATTAGGGCTAACTCATATTTCATCAGCTATTGCTCAAGAGCTTTCACTATTTTTAGCTCGATTACCACAGCTTAACCATCTCTATTTCTCTGATATGACACCCTTTATTTCAGAAGAAACTCGCCAATGGCTAAATAGTTTAGAAAGTAAAACGAATAATAAAGCGAGTTCTTCGTTATCGCTCCAAAGTGAGCAACAAGAAATTATGACCTGCTTTGAACAAGAAGGTCTTAATGCTGCGTTATTAATGATTGATAACGCCATTTCAATCACAACAGAACCCCGCCAGCGGTTTTATTTGCAGTTACTCTCAGCACAACTTTTTGAAGCCTCAAAGATGAGTTCCATCGCAAATGTTTATTTTAATCAGCTTTATCAAGATGCACTTCGATATTCATTATCAGAATGGGAACCCAATTTATTAAGTCAATTAGCATCAAAAGCGGAACATCAACAGAACTCGTCTTCTCATAGGGAATAA
- the tssH gene encoding type VI secretion system ATPase TssH produces MIQIDLSTLVNRLHPIAKHALENAAAFCVSHQQLEITVEQFLQQLLETPLTDIRTIFNKVDINPTELTALLNINATQHPSVAPSYPNFSPLLVEWLKDSWLLASAELSHNTLRSGALLLTLLQMPHRYLPKSAVELLSQINREQLKLNFDEWTLTSAETPITEANKSSNSHVQSDSMLARFTQNMTQQARDNQLDPVLCRDHEIDLMIDILCRRRKNNPVVVGEAGVGKSALIEGLALRIIAGEIPEKLKECELLTLDLGALQAGAAVKGEFEKRFKGIMQEVAQSPTPIILFIDEAHTLIGAGNQQGGLDISNLLKPALARGELSTIAATTWSEYKKYFEKDAALARRFQLVQVKEPSANEAIIIMRGLRSIYEKAHQVFIDDEALCASAQLSERYLSGRQLPDKAIDVLDTACARAAINLSTPPKQLSALKTQRHQIKMERDVLTREQQLGLKDHSERLAILENQSIEIETQIEVLQQAWEKQKKIVREIIELRSTLLSTLTKSAEEANGESVENNSDELKSQLNALNEELNELHQHSLLVSPHVDKKQIAAVIAEWTGVPLNRLSQDALLVVTELPTYLEQSIKGQSLAIKHLHKHLLTARADLRRAGRPLGAFLLAGPSGVGKTETVIQIAQLMFGGTQYLTTINMSEFQEKHTVSRLIGSPPGYIGYGEGGVLTEAIRKKPYSVVLLDEVEKAHPDVLNLFYQAFDKGELADGEGRIIDCKNVAFFLTSNLGDHIIMANADKPDELHDALYPELTTFFKPALLARMEVIPFLPLTQAILKEIITHKLTRLTELLTQRFHAEIRLEDAVSDEILQRASRAENGARILESIIDGALLPPLSLLLLQHSARNEDIRTIRLSTQDNQFIAEVNVEL; encoded by the coding sequence ATGATCCAGATTGATCTCTCAACATTAGTTAATAGACTTCACCCTATTGCTAAACATGCTTTAGAAAATGCGGCTGCGTTTTGTGTAAGCCACCAGCAACTTGAAATTACAGTAGAGCAATTTTTACAACAACTGCTGGAAACACCCTTAACGGATATCCGCACTATTTTTAATAAAGTTGATATCAATCCAACTGAATTAACCGCGCTTTTAAATATTAACGCGACACAGCACCCAAGCGTAGCTCCAAGTTATCCAAATTTTTCTCCACTGTTAGTCGAATGGCTTAAAGATAGTTGGTTATTAGCTTCAGCAGAACTTAGTCATAACACATTACGTTCAGGCGCTTTGTTACTCACTTTATTGCAAATGCCTCATCGTTATTTGCCTAAATCAGCAGTTGAATTACTCTCACAAATCAATAGAGAGCAACTCAAACTTAACTTTGATGAATGGACTCTCACATCAGCAGAAACGCCAATCACAGAAGCTAATAAATCATCTAATAGCCATGTTCAGTCAGACTCTATGCTTGCACGTTTTACACAAAACATGACGCAACAAGCAAGAGACAACCAGTTAGATCCTGTTTTATGTCGTGATCATGAAATTGATTTAATGATTGATATTCTCTGCCGTCGTCGTAAAAACAACCCAGTGGTTGTTGGTGAAGCAGGTGTGGGTAAAAGTGCCTTAATTGAAGGGCTAGCCTTACGTATTATTGCAGGAGAAATTCCTGAAAAACTTAAAGAATGTGAGTTATTAACATTAGATTTAGGCGCTCTTCAAGCAGGTGCAGCTGTAAAAGGAGAGTTTGAAAAACGCTTTAAAGGCATTATGCAAGAAGTGGCGCAATCACCGACGCCTATAATCCTATTTATTGATGAAGCCCATACCTTGATTGGTGCAGGAAATCAGCAAGGTGGATTAGATATTTCCAATTTGCTAAAACCTGCATTGGCCCGTGGCGAATTAAGCACCATCGCAGCAACCACTTGGAGTGAATACAAAAAATACTTTGAGAAAGATGCAGCATTAGCGCGTCGTTTTCAACTTGTTCAAGTGAAAGAGCCTAGTGCCAATGAAGCGATTATTATTATGCGCGGATTACGCTCTATCTATGAAAAAGCGCATCAAGTTTTTATTGATGATGAAGCGCTCTGCGCATCAGCACAATTAAGTGAGCGTTATCTTTCTGGCCGTCAGCTTCCCGATAAAGCCATTGATGTACTTGATACCGCTTGTGCTAGGGCAGCAATCAATCTTTCAACGCCGCCTAAACAGCTATCAGCATTAAAAACACAACGCCATCAAATCAAGATGGAGCGTGATGTATTAACCCGTGAACAGCAACTCGGTTTAAAAGATCATTCAGAGCGCTTAGCAATATTAGAAAACCAGTCCATTGAGATTGAAACACAAATTGAGGTGCTTCAACAGGCGTGGGAAAAACAGAAAAAGATTGTTCGTGAGATTATCGAATTACGTTCAACCTTATTATCAACATTAACTAAATCAGCTGAAGAAGCAAACGGTGAAAGTGTTGAAAATAACAGTGATGAGCTGAAATCCCAATTAAATGCGCTAAATGAAGAGTTAAATGAATTACATCAACACTCTTTATTAGTCTCGCCTCATGTAGATAAAAAACAAATTGCTGCCGTTATTGCTGAATGGACAGGCGTGCCTCTTAATCGACTATCACAAGATGCGTTATTAGTAGTCACAGAGCTTCCTACCTATCTTGAACAGAGCATAAAAGGTCAATCACTCGCAATCAAACATCTTCATAAGCATTTATTAACGGCTCGTGCCGATCTACGCCGTGCTGGTCGTCCATTAGGGGCATTCTTGTTAGCAGGGCCAAGTGGCGTGGGTAAAACTGAGACGGTTATTCAAATTGCTCAATTGATGTTTGGTGGAACGCAGTATTTAACCACGATCAACATGTCTGAATTTCAGGAAAAACACACTGTTTCTCGCCTAATTGGCTCGCCTCCAGGTTATATCGGTTATGGCGAAGGAGGAGTATTAACAGAGGCTATCCGTAAAAAGCCTTATTCTGTGGTATTACTTGATGAAGTCGAAAAAGCCCATCCCGATGTTTTAAACCTATTTTATCAAGCCTTTGATAAAGGGGAGTTAGCTGATGGAGAAGGTCGTATCATTGACTGTAAAAATGTCGCCTTTTTCCTAACCTCTAACTTAGGCGATCACATCATTATGGCTAATGCAGATAAGCCGGATGAATTGCATGATGCGCTCTACCCTGAATTAACTACCTTCTTTAAACCTGCACTTTTAGCACGTATGGAAGTCATTCCGTTCTTACCGTTAACGCAGGCTATTCTCAAAGAAATTATCACTCACAAACTAACACGTTTAACCGAATTACTGACACAACGCTTCCATGCAGAAATTAGGCTAGAAGATGCGGTTTCAGATGAAATATTGCAACGTGCTTCACGAGCAGAAAACGGGGCAAGAATTTTAGAATCCATTATTGATGGCGCACTACTCCCTCCGCTTTCACTCCTTCTCTTGCAACACAGCGCACGGAATGAAGATATCAGGACGATACGGTTATCAACACAAGATAACCAATTTATTGCAGAGGTAAATGTAGAACTATGA
- a CDS encoding Fis family transcriptional regulator — protein sequence MKYRLKNALSLLTCLDVDSLISQFLELSMPRSPFSALIVSMINKSENRLESWSIDLNEKVEKKHLDVDITEADHPLIQLLSQPQSVLWHDLKQGSYISDRALQQFIAKQPVHCGLFSIPFTDLNNKPCGLIIMLGQDLDETVYEQGIFSIYCNIFHHQLKSILAFSQSQQKIADLQYLLQLQQEKEEKINQTLRSLSVSNLTSTQTSPQSFAEVNDLTLATERYEASILRYQQESSNDDLNLIAENLNISKRSLLYKLKKYGCLE from the coding sequence ATGAAGTACAGACTGAAAAATGCGCTCTCTCTCTTAACTTGTTTAGATGTGGACTCACTGATCAGCCAATTTCTTGAGCTGAGTATGCCTCGCAGCCCATTCAGCGCACTTATTGTTTCGATGATTAATAAATCAGAGAATCGTTTAGAGAGCTGGAGCATTGATCTTAATGAAAAAGTAGAGAAGAAACATTTGGATGTCGATATTACAGAAGCGGATCACCCATTGATCCAGCTTCTATCACAACCACAATCTGTACTTTGGCATGATCTAAAACAAGGCAGTTATATTAGCGATCGCGCTTTACAGCAGTTTATCGCCAAACAACCAGTGCATTGTGGATTATTTAGTATCCCCTTTACTGATCTAAATAATAAACCTTGTGGGTTAATTATTATGTTAGGGCAAGATCTCGATGAAACGGTTTATGAACAAGGGATCTTCTCTATTTACTGCAATATTTTTCATCATCAATTAAAAAGCATTTTGGCGTTTTCTCAATCACAACAGAAAATCGCTGATCTGCAATATCTATTGCAATTACAACAAGAAAAAGAAGAGAAAATTAATCAGACGTTACGGTCATTATCCGTATCTAATTTAACTTCGACACAAACATCACCGCAATCTTTTGCTGAGGTAAACGATCTTACTTTAGCTACCGAGCGCTATGAAGCGTCAATTCTGCGCTATCAACAAGAAAGCAGTAATGACGATCTCAATTTAATCGCTGAAAACTTAAATATTTCAAAGCGTTCTCTTCTATATAAATTAAAAAAATATGGATGTCTTGAATGA
- a CDS encoding VasL domain-containing protein produces the protein MNTPKEKFVIKIAGSPLDIPEFIALKAEFNKLNHPSQPEISWTLIESLSLTLFKTHGIDLQSGVYYTLARLHLNGLNGFTEGCELLANIVVSQWDNLWPTQPNHRCDVLNWFNTKAGALLRQLTFSPTDLRLIYRSERALQLIIDQLAHTDWPKLPKLENLLWFFQNAAKTLEQNTKSSTQKSSNNAVKIPPIVYISASDELKENNVSKPNPIAEVVLYDDPPIEKKPMSAKKGFFIGLLSSSAIFVAISVAIYLPMQKELSAITAQPEGAITQWLYQPNISSYANNLILMEKQSPIFALRKSEHMLDVAKKLWPNNADQSYATRQWQNILTTRLENTPIDSSWSDTNKLIQQLSDRIVQQERNRGSFTLSYLKTAVYEIQKSHNKAVPIENKLYLFSQEISKERSISPALINNLDADINGLLARYYLLQKEAEELGLKPYSY, from the coding sequence ATGAATACGCCAAAAGAAAAATTTGTGATAAAAATTGCAGGCTCTCCTTTAGATATCCCTGAATTTATCGCATTAAAAGCGGAATTTAATAAACTTAATCATCCTTCTCAACCTGAGATCAGTTGGACGCTTATTGAATCTCTCTCATTAACGTTATTTAAAACCCATGGTATCGATTTACAGAGTGGCGTTTATTACACGCTGGCTCGTCTTCATCTAAATGGATTAAATGGTTTTACTGAAGGATGCGAATTACTCGCCAATATAGTGGTCAGCCAATGGGATAATCTATGGCCCACTCAACCAAATCATCGGTGTGATGTTTTAAATTGGTTTAATACCAAAGCCGGTGCTTTATTACGTCAATTAACATTCTCGCCTACTGATTTGCGTTTAATTTATCGCTCAGAAAGAGCTTTGCAATTAATTATCGATCAACTCGCCCATACGGATTGGCCTAAATTACCGAAGCTAGAAAACTTACTTTGGTTTTTTCAAAATGCAGCGAAAACCTTAGAACAAAATACAAAAAGTTCAACTCAAAAAAGTAGCAATAATGCCGTTAAGATCCCGCCTATTGTCTATATCAGCGCATCTGATGAATTGAAAGAAAATAACGTTTCTAAACCTAATCCTATCGCCGAAGTTGTTTTATATGACGATCCGCCTATTGAGAAAAAACCAATGAGTGCAAAAAAAGGCTTTTTTATTGGATTATTAAGTAGCAGTGCTATTTTTGTTGCTATTAGTGTGGCTATTTATCTACCAATGCAAAAAGAACTCTCCGCAATTACTGCTCAACCTGAAGGTGCTATTACACAGTGGTTATATCAACCTAATATCAGTTCATACGCAAATAATCTTATCTTAATGGAAAAACAGTCTCCTATATTTGCACTAAGAAAATCGGAGCATATGTTGGATGTGGCTAAAAAGCTTTGGCCTAATAATGCAGATCAATCTTACGCAACACGACAATGGCAAAATATCCTTACTACACGATTAGAAAATACCCCCATTGACAGTAGCTGGTCTGATACGAATAAATTAATTCAACAGCTTTCCGATAGAATTGTTCAACAAGAGCGTAACAGAGGAAGTTTTACTCTTTCGTATTTAAAAACAGCAGTTTATGAAATACAAAAAAGCCACAATAAAGCAGTGCCTATTGAAAATAAACTGTATCTATTTTCACAAGAAATAAGTAAAGAGCGGTCTATTTCTCCCGCATTAATTAATAATCTCGATGCAGATATTAATGGGTTATTGGCTCGATATTATCTTCTTCAAAAAGAAGCTGAAGAGTTAGGATTAAAGCCTTATTCATATTAA
- the tssM gene encoding type VI secretion system membrane subunit TssM, which translates to MNWSFLSGKKITDFIKKIFFADKSKIKSFFLLFIALIPALFVIWIWWWGANYEFKGDYPLRSLSARWLATVITILVVVSWVGIATWLRVRKLEALKLDVELAIVDPVLNDIEHQNRYLNYWKSQFIKHQNGHTNALYQKPWYFVLGTDESGKNTLLKNSLNTLDIAPIENIVSEQKLPLHIKMLLADQAILLMPEGKLITQPNLILEKPKLYHRLWNELLVWLNEHRSRQPMNGIILTIDTLQLLTNDKEKNSQFIASLHMRLQEIRIAFNSQLPIYIVFTKLDLLQGFDAMFQSLEAKQRDEILGVTFRLNSGNNWEKDLNAFWEQWVSQMNSALPEMMLNRVDESQRTKLFSFIRQIQGLKTNVISLLNALTSSNKEQDIQLRGVYLTSATQVGQVDNIFSQTASVQYHLPTAPLATWPIAETHSYFTQSLFQNILLSEPNLAAESQFWLKKHRRKVLLASAISVVGIISLWNGWSHYYSKNYQSGENVLNEVKAFRSSEATITTNTAGKEQLAVLNPLLDATLAYGNYREKSDTFSDLGLYQGKNVGPYVENVYLQLITEHYLPSIMNSLLTELNKAPAGSEEKLEILRIMRMLEDKSGRNNEIVENFMSNYWSRLFTGQRDIQSQLMSHLQYALKHTDWQTQRKAGEVTAINAFTPFTQPLNTAQKELSRLPLYQRVYQTLRLKANQALSSPLNIRHQVGPSFDAIFTAINEDKLQMPQLLTLYGLTNYFTQHNDELVDLTFLDAWVLSLNTNTQYSESDRKEIQRQITEQYLNDYTAQWRAAMSNLEIREFESLQDEINALEQIISGEQPIRRALQVLRDNTTLPKIDSSLPIADQKALMDELKYKLLTRLDKEFAPQTEILVSNNGENLQNLNQKLNELHRYLLGIYNSPVPGKAALKAVTSRLEDNNRDIIFELSQSAKTLPEPMNRWVGQLADQAWNVVQKEAIRYMEVEWNETVVKQYHTYIIGRYPFNAATTQDVPLSEFERFFKPNGTLDSFYQQNLRLFVENNLIENSDGQSLIRPDVLEQLEIANRIRNTFFNAQGNLEAQFAIEALSLAGNKRRSILNLDGQLLDYSHGRSHTVHMVWPNSMRSNVESKLTLVPISGDKSPRAILFNGPWAQMRLINGGKLTNIKPHSFDVRFTLDGGDMTYRITIDESNNPFFGGLFTRFKLPETLY; encoded by the coding sequence ATGAATTGGTCATTTCTTTCTGGAAAGAAAATAACGGATTTTATAAAAAAAATTTTCTTTGCTGATAAATCAAAAATTAAATCCTTCTTTTTACTTTTTATTGCCTTAATTCCGGCACTATTTGTCATTTGGATTTGGTGGTGGGGAGCTAATTATGAATTTAAAGGGGATTACCCATTAAGATCGCTCAGCGCTCGCTGGCTAGCGACTGTTATCACTATTTTAGTCGTTGTCAGTTGGGTTGGCATTGCAACATGGCTTCGTGTAAGAAAACTTGAAGCTCTAAAATTAGATGTTGAACTCGCTATTGTCGATCCCGTACTTAATGATATTGAGCATCAAAACCGTTATTTAAACTACTGGAAATCGCAATTTATTAAACATCAAAATGGGCATACCAATGCGCTTTATCAAAAGCCTTGGTATTTTGTTCTAGGTACTGATGAAAGTGGCAAAAATACATTATTAAAAAATAGCCTTAATACATTAGATATTGCGCCTATTGAAAATATCGTTAGCGAACAAAAATTACCTTTGCATATAAAAATGTTATTGGCGGATCAAGCTATATTATTAATGCCAGAAGGTAAGTTAATTACGCAACCCAATCTTATTTTAGAAAAACCAAAACTTTATCACCGATTATGGAATGAGTTATTAGTCTGGCTAAATGAACATCGTTCTCGTCAACCAATGAATGGCATTATTCTTACTATTGATACATTACAACTGCTGACAAACGATAAAGAGAAAAATAGCCAATTTATTGCTTCACTGCATATGCGATTACAAGAAATTCGCATCGCTTTTAATAGCCAATTACCTATTTATATCGTGTTTACAAAGCTCGATTTATTACAGGGATTTGACGCTATGTTTCAGTCATTAGAAGCAAAACAGCGCGATGAAATATTAGGTGTAACATTCCGATTAAATAGTGGAAATAATTGGGAAAAAGATCTTAATGCATTTTGGGAACAGTGGGTAAGCCAAATGAATAGCGCCCTTCCTGAAATGATGTTGAATCGCGTTGATGAAAGCCAACGTACTAAGTTATTTAGTTTTATTCGTCAAATCCAAGGGCTAAAAACTAACGTTATTAGTCTGCTTAATGCATTAACGTCCAGTAATAAAGAGCAAGATATTCAATTAAGAGGGGTATACCTCACTTCAGCAACACAAGTTGGTCAAGTTGATAATATCTTTAGTCAAACGGCATCTGTTCAATATCATTTACCAACAGCGCCATTAGCCACTTGGCCTATTGCAGAAACTCATAGCTATTTTACGCAATCACTTTTTCAAAATATTTTGTTATCAGAGCCAAATCTTGCCGCTGAAAGTCAATTTTGGCTTAAAAAACATCGTAGAAAAGTTCTATTAGCTTCCGCTATTAGTGTTGTTGGTATTATCTCTTTATGGAATGGTTGGAGTCATTATTACAGTAAAAACTACCAATCTGGCGAAAATGTACTTAATGAAGTGAAAGCATTTCGCTCTTCAGAAGCGACAATTACCACCAATACAGCAGGAAAAGAGCAACTTGCGGTATTAAATCCATTATTAGATGCCACATTGGCTTACGGTAATTATCGTGAAAAAAGTGATACTTTTTCTGATCTTGGGTTATACCAAGGCAAGAATGTCGGTCCTTATGTCGAAAATGTTTATCTCCAATTGATAACAGAACATTATTTGCCTTCAATTATGAATTCATTGCTGACTGAGTTGAATAAAGCGCCAGCCGGTAGTGAAGAAAAATTAGAGATATTACGCATTATGCGCATGCTTGAAGATAAGAGTGGGCGTAATAATGAGATTGTTGAAAACTTTATGTCCAATTATTGGAGTCGCTTATTTACAGGTCAGAGAGATATTCAATCTCAGTTAATGTCACACCTACAATACGCATTGAAACATACCGATTGGCAAACTCAACGCAAAGCGGGTGAAGTAACGGCTATTAATGCTTTTACACCATTTACTCAGCCACTCAATACAGCGCAAAAAGAGTTGAGCCGTTTACCTCTTTATCAACGTGTTTATCAAACATTACGTCTTAAAGCGAACCAAGCTCTCTCATCACCATTAAATATACGTCATCAAGTGGGTCCTAGCTTTGACGCTATTTTTACTGCGATTAATGAAGATAAACTGCAAATGCCCCAGCTTCTAACACTGTATGGCTTAACAAACTATTTTACTCAGCATAATGATGAGCTGGTGGATCTGACCTTTTTAGACGCATGGGTATTAAGTTTAAATACAAATACTCAATACAGTGAAAGCGACAGAAAAGAGATCCAACGCCAAATCACTGAGCAATATCTAAACGATTACACGGCACAATGGCGTGCCGCTATGAGTAATCTTGAAATAAGAGAATTTGAATCTCTACAAGATGAAATTAATGCATTAGAGCAAATTATTAGCGGTGAACAGCCAATTCGTCGTGCATTACAAGTACTAAGAGATAATACAACATTACCGAAAATAGACAGTTCGTTACCCATTGCTGATCAAAAGGCATTAATGGATGAATTGAAATACAAATTGCTCACTCGATTAGATAAAGAATTTGCACCTCAAACTGAAATTCTTGTCAGCAATAACGGTGAGAATTTACAAAATCTCAATCAGAAATTAAATGAACTTCATCGTTATTTATTAGGTATTTATAACTCACCAGTACCGGGTAAAGCCGCCTTAAAGGCCGTGACATCTCGCCTTGAAGATAATAATCGCGACATTATTTTTGAATTATCTCAATCAGCTAAAACATTACCTGAACCAATGAATCGTTGGGTAGGACAATTAGCAGATCAAGCGTGGAATGTGGTACAAAAAGAAGCTATTCGCTACATGGAGGTTGAGTGGAATGAAACCGTCGTTAAGCAATATCATACCTACATTATCGGTCGCTATCCGTTTAATGCTGCAACCACACAAGATGTTCCTTTAAGTGAGTTTGAGCGTTTTTTCAAACCGAATGGCACATTAGATAGCTTCTATCAGCAAAATTTACGCCTTTTTGTTGAAAATAACTTAATTGAAAACAGTGATGGTCAATCACTTATTCGCCCTGATGTATTAGAACAACTTGAAATTGCTAATCGAATTAGAAATACGTTTTTTAATGCTCAAGGAAATTTAGAAGCACAATTTGCCATCGAAGCACTTTCTCTCGCTGGTAATAAGCGTCGTAGCATTTTAAATCTTGATGGACAATTACTCGATTATTCACACGGTAGAAGCCATACCGTACATATGGTTTGGCCTAATTCAATGCGTTCAAATGTTGAGAGCAAGCTTACCTTAGTGCCTATTTCTGGAGATAAATCACCACGAGCTATCTTATTTAATGGACCATGGGCGCAAATGCGACTCATTAATGGGGGCAAACTTACCAATATTAAACCGCATTCTTTCGATGTGAGATTCACCCTTGATGGCGGTGATATGACATATCGGATCACAATCGATGAATCTAATAATCCATTCTTTGGTGGATTATTTACCCGCTTCAAATTACCAGAAACCCTTTATTAA
- the vasI gene encoding type VI secretion system-associated protein VasI — MNYSRTIYFIFLAFFSLNNAFAQAQESEVRLTEQALSQCREEVSQLIRLSCYDQINVENKQTSTFDVSAMGDIWRLAAEHEMKRENYTAGFIVTANNTGTYPVIMTIPAMGYQPPRPILMLSCIDNITRMQIALPKKQTAGNVLLITDKTQLSSEWFLREDGYLLEASRGIPGIDEIKQLLSSTKLTIKLANDEQLTFNISGINEEIKPLRSACHW, encoded by the coding sequence ATGAATTATTCACGGACTATTTATTTCATCTTTCTGGCCTTCTTTTCACTCAATAATGCCTTTGCACAAGCACAAGAAAGTGAAGTTCGCCTTACTGAACAAGCGCTCTCTCAATGTCGTGAAGAGGTATCTCAACTTATTCGCTTATCCTGTTATGACCAAATTAATGTTGAGAATAAGCAAACATCCACTTTTGATGTCAGTGCAATGGGCGATATTTGGCGCTTAGCGGCAGAACATGAAATGAAACGTGAAAACTATACAGCGGGATTTATAGTAACAGCGAATAACACAGGTACTTATCCCGTCATTATGACTATTCCAGCAATGGGATATCAACCACCTCGCCCTATTTTAATGCTCAGTTGTATTGACAACATTACTCGTATGCAAATTGCGTTACCGAAAAAACAAACAGCAGGAAATGTTCTGCTCATAACGGATAAAACCCAATTAAGCAGCGAGTGGTTTCTACGCGAAGACGGTTATTTGCTTGAAGCAAGTCGCGGCATCCCCGGCATTGATGAAATCAAGCAACTACTTTCCAGCACTAAATTAACCATCAAATTAGCGAATGATGAGCAATTAACCTTCAATATTTCAGGCATTAACGAAGAGATAAAACCTCTACGTTCAGCCTGCCATTGGTGA